One Flavobacterium sp. 90 DNA segment encodes these proteins:
- a CDS encoding MG2 domain-containing protein, with protein sequence MKAKGLVLVFCVFFIFQSCGRKSAADFNSDFSLFKEYIVSFTGGIVSSESDIRVVLAFDKKEWKANQVLDSDLFDISPSVDGKVVALSTNTVAFIPEKKLKPGTEYQVTLKLDKLITIPKEKEKELSEFNFTVKTIKQDFTINTADIQSYSKEYQYLNCVLKTADNIDLETAMKLVSANQKGNKLKIKFEKKSGVGKEFNFIIDSIQRYSEGTNLEILYDGSDFDIDQKGELDYAVAGLNEFKIVKVDVPEGTNQSVLINFSEPLEKGQDFKGLVSIQNANNLKFSTQGNLLKVYFSNEAPAKKEAPIAVEESTVSLTDSVTTVVDSAAVVVDDAVEVVKNDEAEPQQILAGDLLIEVFQGIESQYGKKMDSNYNQKITFDQIKPGVRFIKNGTILPSSNNLKLNFEAVNLSAVDVKVYKIYKNNILQFLQYNELNGSQNLKKVAQPVAKTTLKLSESKLINPAKWNTFALDLSKIITPEPGAIYRVEFAYKKKYSLYKCETSEDEETSEDEEEADENDVNYSGNSYDDYYYDDYEWRESQNPCTNSYYYNARIATNILATDLGVIAKRGENKSYLFAVNNIVTTEPVSNARVDLYTYQQQKITTGATNSEGIASFQLDKFAYFAIVTVGDQSTYVKLDDGLSLSVSNFDVAGETLQKGLKGFIYGERGVWRPGDNLYLSFILNDVSNKLPKSHPIKFRLNDPNGKTTYQTIQKTNDLNHYSFIVPTSADAPTGNWEAMISVGGAKFYKSIKIETIKPNRLKIKNTFQRAVLSSSYPNTDNLEVTWLHGAIAKNLNVEMQAKFSQQTTAFKGYEKFTFDDLVRQFSTEEINVFSGKLNENGKASVNIEPKLQGQAPGMLRASFITKVYEEGGDFSTDVISTTYSPYKTYVGIKSPEPNKYGMLETRTNNRFEIVTVDENGKPKSVRNLEVKVYKVEWRWWWDASSDNLSNYNSSNATTSYKTFIVNTDASGKGYVQFSLTDEEWGRYLIRVSDNPDGHATALTVNIDWPIWSGKTRNRDASTANMLVFSTDKKNYAVGEKAKISFPSSEGGRALISIENGSKVVQTIWAKTQKGETKVEVPITAAMAPNVYFNITLLQPHASTKNDSPIRMYGIVPIEVVDKNTILAPTLSMPDVLKPEQTFTVKVGEKTGKEMTYTIAVVDEGLLDLTRFKTPNAWDSFYVREALGVKTWDIYDDVIGAYGGKINQIFSIGGDQDLGGGKAKKANRFKPVVLYYGPFKLEKGQTKSHQLKLPKYIGSVRTMVVAGDANTSAYGSVEKATPVKSPLMVLASLPRKISPSEKVTIPVTIFATEKNIKNVSIQIKTSNGLKVMGSATQSLSFAQPDEKMAYFNLVVGSATGIAKVQVIATSGKEKSVYDVEIDMTNPNPVTNTFTDIILSPNSTKTISWKTFGVEGSNKARLEVSSMPTMNLNGRLQFLIQYPHGCVEQTTSSVFPQLFLNDVVDLDATRKGIIQKNITAGITRLGSFQLPNGGLSYWQGNTIADDWGSSYAGHFLIEAEKKGYVLPINFKSKWISYQQKEAKQWRFEPKYGNDLAQSYRLYTLALAGNADLSSMNRLRETKGISNESKLRLAAAYVLAGQKSAGQNLLLNTSIDNESDGYNYYYYGSSERNRAMALETMLLLGQKQKAFTMATKLAKEMSNNQWMSTQTTAYCLYSMSKFAISNGPKGINLQFSKNGKGETISTQKTIADRSLVVQTGANSVVLKNLKNNTVYVRVLNTGILPIGQENATQNDVSAAIVFKNRKGSTINVSKISQGTEFIAEVTIKNQRNESVQNVALSQILPSGFEIVNTRFTDYGDATNNTADYIDIRDDRTNFYFGMKARETKTFRILLNASYLGNYYLPGLQCEAMYDNTFLARTKGFWVEVVK encoded by the coding sequence GTGAAAGCAAAAGGATTAGTTCTCGTGTTTTGTGTGTTTTTTATTTTTCAATCTTGCGGTCGCAAATCAGCAGCCGATTTCAATTCCGATTTTTCATTATTTAAAGAGTATATAGTCAGTTTCACGGGAGGAATAGTCTCGTCGGAATCTGATATTCGAGTGGTTTTAGCTTTCGATAAAAAAGAATGGAAAGCCAATCAGGTTTTGGACAGCGATTTGTTTGATATTTCGCCAAGTGTCGACGGAAAAGTTGTGGCACTTTCTACAAATACCGTTGCTTTTATTCCGGAGAAAAAATTAAAACCCGGAACAGAATATCAGGTTACTTTAAAACTTGATAAACTAATCACAATCCCGAAAGAGAAAGAAAAGGAACTTTCGGAATTTAACTTTACCGTAAAAACAATTAAGCAGGATTTTACAATCAACACTGCCGATATTCAGTCGTATAGTAAAGAATATCAATATTTGAACTGTGTTTTGAAAACAGCGGATAATATTGATCTTGAAACGGCTATGAAATTAGTTTCGGCCAATCAAAAAGGGAATAAACTTAAAATTAAATTCGAAAAGAAATCAGGAGTTGGCAAAGAGTTTAATTTTATAATTGATAGTATTCAGCGTTATTCAGAAGGAACAAATCTGGAGATTCTGTATGACGGAAGCGATTTTGATATTGATCAGAAAGGAGAATTAGATTATGCGGTTGCAGGTTTAAACGAATTTAAAATTGTAAAAGTCGACGTTCCCGAAGGAACCAATCAATCAGTTTTAATTAATTTTTCTGAACCATTAGAAAAAGGACAGGATTTCAAAGGATTAGTTTCGATTCAGAATGCTAATAATTTAAAATTTTCCACTCAGGGAAATTTACTGAAAGTATATTTTAGTAACGAAGCTCCGGCTAAAAAAGAAGCTCCGATTGCTGTAGAAGAGTCTACTGTTTCTCTTACCGATTCAGTTACAACTGTTGTTGATAGTGCTGCGGTGGTAGTTGATGATGCTGTAGAAGTGGTTAAGAATGATGAAGCCGAACCACAGCAAATTCTGGCAGGAGATTTATTGATTGAAGTTTTTCAGGGAATCGAAAGTCAATATGGTAAAAAAATGGATTCTAATTACAATCAGAAAATCACTTTTGACCAAATAAAACCGGGCGTTCGTTTCATTAAAAACGGAACAATTCTGCCAAGTTCAAATAATTTAAAGCTGAATTTTGAAGCCGTTAATTTAAGCGCAGTTGATGTAAAAGTGTATAAAATTTACAAGAATAATATTCTTCAATTTCTTCAATACAATGAATTAAACGGAAGTCAGAATCTCAAGAAAGTAGCACAACCCGTCGCTAAAACAACGCTCAAACTAAGCGAAAGCAAACTAATAAATCCGGCTAAATGGAACACTTTTGCTTTAGATTTATCTAAAATAATTACGCCGGAACCAGGTGCAATTTATAGAGTAGAATTTGCATATAAAAAGAAATATTCTTTATACAAATGTGAAACTTCTGAAGATGAAGAAACTTCTGAAGATGAAGAAGAAGCAGATGAAAATGACGTAAATTACAGCGGAAACTCTTACGACGATTATTACTATGATGATTATGAATGGAGAGAAAGTCAGAATCCTTGTACCAATTCGTATTATTATAATGCCAGAATTGCGACCAATATTTTGGCCACAGATTTAGGTGTGATTGCCAAAAGAGGTGAGAATAAATCGTATTTATTTGCGGTAAATAATATTGTTACAACAGAACCGGTTTCAAACGCAAGAGTTGATTTATATACGTATCAACAGCAAAAAATAACGACTGGAGCAACAAACAGTGAAGGAATAGCTTCTTTTCAACTGGATAAATTCGCCTATTTTGCGATTGTTACCGTAGGAGATCAGTCTACTTATGTGAAACTCGATGACGGACTTTCTTTATCGGTAAGTAATTTTGATGTTGCCGGTGAGACTTTACAAAAAGGATTAAAAGGCTTTATTTATGGAGAACGTGGCGTTTGGCGTCCGGGAGATAATTTGTATTTGTCTTTTATTTTGAATGATGTTTCGAATAAACTTCCGAAATCTCATCCAATTAAATTTAGATTGAATGATCCTAACGGAAAAACAACTTATCAAACCATTCAGAAGACAAACGACTTAAATCATTATTCTTTCATTGTTCCAACAAGTGCAGATGCACCAACAGGAAATTGGGAAGCCATGATAAGCGTTGGTGGTGCTAAGTTTTACAAAAGCATTAAAATCGAAACCATTAAACCGAATCGTTTAAAGATAAAAAATACTTTTCAGAGAGCAGTTTTATCTTCGTCTTATCCAAATACCGATAATCTTGAAGTTACGTGGCTTCACGGTGCAATTGCGAAAAACCTTAATGTAGAAATGCAAGCTAAGTTTTCGCAGCAAACAACCGCTTTTAAAGGATATGAAAAATTCACGTTTGATGATTTAGTACGTCAATTTAGTACCGAAGAGATCAATGTTTTTTCCGGAAAATTAAATGAAAACGGAAAAGCTTCGGTAAATATTGAGCCAAAATTACAAGGTCAGGCGCCGGGAATGCTTCGTGCGTCATTCATTACAAAAGTATATGAAGAAGGAGGAGATTTTAGTACAGATGTTATTTCTACAACTTATTCGCCTTATAAAACCTATGTAGGTATAAAATCGCCGGAACCTAATAAATACGGAATGTTGGAGACCAGAACAAACAACCGTTTTGAGATTGTTACGGTTGATGAAAATGGAAAACCAAAATCGGTTCGAAATCTGGAAGTAAAAGTCTATAAAGTAGAATGGCGTTGGTGGTGGGATGCATCAAGTGATAATTTATCGAATTATAATTCGTCGAATGCGACAACTTCGTACAAAACATTTATCGTTAATACAGATGCAAGCGGAAAAGGATATGTTCAGTTTTCGTTAACTGATGAAGAATGGGGACGTTATTTAATTCGGGTTTCAGATAATCCAGATGGTCATGCAACTGCTCTTACGGTAAATATAGATTGGCCAATCTGGTCCGGAAAAACGCGTAACAGAGATGCTTCTACAGCAAATATGTTGGTTTTTTCTACCGATAAAAAGAATTATGCTGTTGGTGAAAAAGCGAAAATATCATTTCCGTCAAGCGAAGGAGGGCGTGCTTTAATTTCGATAGAAAACGGATCAAAAGTTGTGCAGACCATTTGGGCAAAAACACAAAAAGGAGAAACTAAAGTTGAAGTTCCAATTACGGCAGCAATGGCACCAAACGTGTATTTTAATATCACACTTTTACAACCACACGCGTCGACTAAAAATGATTCTCCAATTCGTATGTATGGAATCGTTCCGATAGAAGTTGTCGATAAAAATACGATTCTTGCACCAACACTTTCGATGCCGGACGTTTTAAAACCGGAACAAACTTTTACCGTAAAAGTAGGGGAGAAAACAGGTAAAGAAATGACCTATACTATTGCAGTTGTTGATGAAGGTTTACTGGATTTAACACGTTTTAAAACACCAAATGCATGGGATAGTTTCTATGTTCGTGAAGCTCTTGGTGTAAAAACCTGGGATATTTACGATGATGTAATTGGAGCATACGGCGGAAAAATAAATCAGATTTTTAGTATTGGTGGAGATCAGGATTTAGGCGGTGGAAAAGCCAAAAAAGCCAATCGTTTTAAACCAGTTGTATTATATTATGGTCCGTTTAAATTAGAAAAAGGACAAACAAAATCACATCAATTAAAATTGCCAAAATATATTGGTTCTGTTCGTACGATGGTTGTTGCGGGAGATGCAAATACAAGCGCTTACGGAAGTGTAGAGAAAGCAACTCCGGTAAAAAGTCCGTTGATGGTTTTGGCTTCATTGCCAAGGAAAATTTCGCCTTCAGAAAAAGTGACCATTCCGGTTACGATTTTTGCAACTGAAAAGAATATTAAAAATGTATCGATTCAGATCAAAACAAGTAACGGATTAAAAGTAATGGGAAGCGCAACACAATCGTTGTCTTTTGCTCAGCCAGACGAAAAAATGGCGTATTTTAATCTGGTAGTAGGTTCTGCAACCGGAATTGCGAAAGTGCAGGTTATTGCCACTTCCGGAAAAGAGAAATCTGTTTATGATGTTGAAATTGATATGACGAACCCAAATCCGGTTACGAATACATTTACAGATATTATTTTATCTCCAAATAGCACCAAAACTATTTCATGGAAAACTTTTGGAGTAGAAGGAAGTAATAAAGCGAGATTAGAAGTTTCTTCAATGCCAACGATGAATTTGAACGGAAGATTACAATTCCTGATTCAATATCCGCATGGTTGTGTAGAGCAAACAACTTCATCGGTTTTTCCTCAATTGTTTTTGAATGATGTGGTTGATTTAGATGCAACAAGAAAAGGAATTATTCAAAAGAATATTACAGCGGGAATTACCAGATTAGGAAGTTTTCAATTGCCAAATGGTGGATTGTCTTACTGGCAAGGAAACACAATTGCAGACGATTGGGGAAGTTCATATGCCGGACATTTCCTTATTGAAGCAGAGAAAAAAGGGTATGTTTTACCGATTAATTTCAAATCAAAATGGATTTCGTATCAGCAAAAAGAAGCGAAACAATGGCGTTTTGAACCTAAATACGGTAATGATTTAGCTCAATCTTATAGATTGTATACATTGGCTCTAGCCGGAAATGCAGATTTGTCTTCAATGAACAGATTGCGCGAAACTAAAGGTATTTCGAATGAAAGTAAGCTTCGTTTGGCGGCAGCTTATGTTTTGGCGGGACAAAAATCAGCAGGACAAAATCTTTTACTAAATACTAGTATTGATAACGAATCAGATGGTTACAATTATTACTATTATGGTTCAAGTGAAAGAAATCGTGCTATGGCTCTCGAAACGATGTTGCTTTTAGGACAGAAACAAAAAGCATTCACGATGGCTACAAAACTAGCCAAAGAAATGTCGAACAATCAATGGATGAGTACACAAACAACAGCTTATTGTTTATATTCAATGTCGAAATTTGCCATTAGTAACGGACCGAAAGGAATTAATCTTCAGTTTAGCAAAAATGGAAAAGGAGAAACGATAAGCACACAAAAAACAATTGCAGACAGAAGTTTGGTTGTTCAAACAGGAGCAAATAGCGTTGTTCTCAAAAACCTTAAAAATAACACGGTTTATGTTCGTGTCCTGAATACTGGAATATTACCAATAGGACAAGAAAATGCGACTCAAAACGATGTTTCGGCTGCTATTGTTTTCAAAAACAGAAAAGGAAGCACAATCAATGTTTCGAAAATTAGTCAAGGAACTGAATTTATTGCTGAGGTTACAATTAAAAACCAAAGAAATGAAAGTGTTCAGAATGTAGCGTTATCACAAATTTTGCCTTCTGGTTTCGAAATTGTAAATACGCGTTTCACGGATTATGGAGACGCCACAAACAATACTGCTGATTATATTGATATTCGTGACGATAGAACTAATTTCTATTTTGGAATGAAAGCCAGAGAAACAAAAACATTTAGAATTTTACTTAACGCATCATATCTGGGGAATTATTATTTACCAGGATTGCAATGTGAAGCGATGTATGATAATACGTTTCTAGCTAGAACAAAAGGTTTTTGGGTTGAGGTTGTGAAATAA
- a CDS encoding nucleoside deaminase — MINPFTDEYFMKKALQEAEMAFDKGEIPVGAIIVVADKVIARSHNLTELLNDVTAHAEMQAITAAANFLGGKYLKDCTLYVTLEPCQMCAGALYWSQISKIVFGARDEQRGFMTMGTKLHPKTTVVSGIMANEAADLMKRFFIERRK, encoded by the coding sequence ATGATAAATCCTTTCACCGACGAATACTTCATGAAAAAAGCTTTGCAGGAAGCTGAAATGGCTTTTGATAAAGGCGAAATTCCTGTTGGGGCTATAATTGTCGTTGCAGATAAAGTAATCGCTAGAAGTCATAATCTAACGGAATTGTTAAATGATGTTACGGCTCATGCCGAAATGCAGGCAATAACCGCTGCTGCAAATTTTCTAGGCGGAAAATATCTGAAAGATTGCACACTTTATGTTACACTCGAACCTTGCCAAATGTGTGCCGGAGCTTTGTATTGGAGTCAGATTTCTAAAATTGTTTTTGGAGCCAGAGACGAACAACGTGGTTTTATGACAATGGGAACAAAATTGCATCCAAAAACAACCGTTGTTTCAGGAATTATGGCAAATGAAGCAGCCGATTTAATGAAACGTTTCTTTATTGAAAGACGTAAATAA
- a CDS encoding energy transducer TonB: MHKKYKLSIPEPCIENWDKMIPNEKGRFCMNCAKTVIDFTEMLPEEIQHFFMQNHDKNICGRIKKSQLDSITIQIPSSIIYTQTHYHKMFLLALFIAMGTTLFSCQDKDGNKQKIDKIEVIEDSPVVKTTSNEKHEVNNKSSKVSDTKITKRKHFSARKKEITLFISETGSGEAISNVNIYEEDTITYGGMAIDILPDYPGGINIFYEKFKSEFKIPKKLKKSTGVIKLSFVIEKDGKLNELKVIEDLGFGTGEEAIRAVEKFIKWTPGEINGKKVRTFYDMPITLELDTLNPKKRKRKFSKITSMQIFQTRESKEQTELTLKQ, encoded by the coding sequence ATGCACAAAAAATACAAATTATCGATTCCTGAACCTTGTATAGAAAACTGGGACAAAATGATTCCAAACGAAAAGGGTCGTTTTTGTATGAATTGTGCTAAAACAGTTATTGATTTTACCGAAATGTTGCCTGAGGAAATTCAGCATTTTTTTATGCAAAATCATGACAAAAATATCTGTGGAAGAATAAAAAAGTCTCAATTAGATTCTATAACAATTCAAATTCCGAGTAGTATTATTTATACTCAAACTCATTATCATAAAATGTTTTTACTGGCGTTGTTTATTGCCATGGGAACTACTTTGTTTAGCTGTCAGGATAAAGACGGCAACAAACAAAAGATTGACAAGATTGAAGTAATTGAAGATTCTCCTGTTGTAAAAACAACTTCTAACGAGAAACATGAAGTAAATAATAAATCATCAAAAGTTAGCGATACAAAAATAACAAAACGTAAACACTTCTCTGCTCGTAAAAAAGAAATAACACTCTTTATCTCAGAAACAGGATCTGGAGAAGCGATATCGAATGTAAATATTTATGAAGAAGACACCATAACTTATGGAGGCATGGCAATTGATATTTTGCCTGATTATCCAGGAGGAATAAATATATTTTATGAAAAGTTTAAATCAGAATTTAAAATACCTAAAAAGCTAAAGAAATCTACCGGTGTAATAAAATTGTCTTTTGTCATTGAGAAAGACGGAAAACTAAATGAGCTAAAAGTTATTGAAGATCTAGGTTTTGGAACTGGAGAAGAAGCTATTCGGGCTGTGGAAAAATTTATAAAATGGACTCCGGGAGAAATCAATGGAAAAAAAGTCAGAACTTTTTACGACATGCCTATTACACTTGAGCTTGATACTCTGAATCCGAAAAAAAGAAAAAGAAAATTCTCAAAAATTACCTCAATGCAAATTTTTCAGACCAGAGAAAGTAAGGAACAAACTGAATTAACTTTAAAACAATAA